One segment of Pelagicoccus sp. SDUM812003 DNA contains the following:
- a CDS encoding DNA polymerase domain-containing protein, translating into MADSTKESLCGVWIDPDGLAHLCLGDENGQRREETRPFSAFVWARKYARLGSAPGVVAESLSGDGEYNQLLRFESLEAYAELVKEHGRTGSIDLIRLLESQFLLSERLRLFDGMRYSDLRRLQLDIETACEVEGGFSSPTRKGDRVLAIGLRCGDQIETLVLEERTDAAERELLKRLGRRIQELDPDVIEGHNIFKFDLDYLRRRCKRFRLAPLWGRFGQEASFRNTRLRVAERWIDYPRCDIPGRAVVDTYLLIQIYDISTRELMSYGLKDVARYLGVTSEEGDERTYIAGDQIQRMFDDDRETFLEYLKDDLRETLGVADQLLPTYFEQAKAFPTTLQEACLRGSAGKVDLVFQEEYFHARAACPAPGDTTAFEGGYTASFEEGIFEKVLHFDVASLYPSLLLMIGRNPKRDSLGVFIPMLKRLREYRLKYKRLARETEDPSLAGEYNARQSSFKILINSFYGYLGFSGARFGDAQLASEVTAKGREILQSLIAFFKEAGCPPLEADTDGIYVCAGRFFDEADALLKKAQAILPEGIELEYDGRYQSMFCYKAKNYALYDGAKVTIRGSALRSRGIEPFLKDLTVTLIHSLLGATGADPAVEAMKVEKLISQQRLPVSKIAKSEVLSQNPESYQKKMDAGGKPRRASLEVALKMDGSLSMGDRVSYFIRPKERGQTSDWQRAYPIDQYDPETMPYDPSYYLKKLDDWRKRYLPFCPEMKSDLSQGELF; encoded by the coding sequence ATGGCTGACTCTACCAAGGAATCGCTTTGCGGCGTCTGGATCGATCCCGATGGCCTCGCCCATCTCTGCTTGGGCGACGAGAACGGACAACGACGCGAGGAGACGCGTCCCTTTTCCGCGTTTGTCTGGGCGCGAAAGTACGCGAGGCTGGGGTCCGCTCCGGGCGTCGTCGCGGAGTCGCTGTCAGGAGATGGCGAATACAATCAGCTGCTGCGCTTCGAATCGCTGGAGGCCTATGCCGAGCTGGTGAAGGAACATGGCCGAACGGGATCTATCGACCTGATACGCCTGTTGGAAAGCCAGTTTCTGCTCAGCGAGCGTTTACGATTGTTCGACGGCATGCGCTACAGCGACCTGCGTCGACTGCAACTCGACATCGAAACCGCATGCGAAGTGGAAGGCGGTTTTAGCAGTCCGACTCGAAAGGGGGATCGCGTGCTGGCGATCGGCCTTCGCTGCGGCGACCAGATCGAAACGTTGGTTCTTGAGGAACGAACGGACGCCGCGGAGCGCGAGCTGCTGAAGCGACTGGGGCGGCGTATCCAGGAACTGGATCCAGACGTAATCGAAGGGCACAACATATTCAAGTTCGACCTCGATTATCTTCGCCGCCGTTGCAAGCGCTTTAGGCTCGCTCCGCTCTGGGGACGCTTCGGGCAGGAAGCGAGCTTTCGAAATACGCGACTTAGAGTTGCGGAGCGCTGGATCGACTACCCGCGCTGCGACATCCCGGGGCGCGCGGTCGTGGATACGTATCTGCTGATACAGATCTACGACATATCCACCCGGGAGCTCATGTCGTATGGGCTTAAGGATGTGGCTCGCTACCTCGGAGTTACCTCGGAAGAGGGAGATGAGCGAACCTACATCGCTGGGGACCAGATCCAGCGCATGTTCGACGATGATCGTGAAACCTTTCTCGAATATCTGAAAGACGATTTGCGTGAGACGCTCGGGGTGGCGGATCAACTGCTGCCGACCTACTTCGAGCAAGCGAAGGCGTTTCCCACCACCTTGCAGGAAGCCTGTCTGCGCGGTTCCGCGGGCAAGGTCGACCTCGTTTTCCAGGAGGAGTATTTTCATGCTCGCGCGGCCTGTCCGGCGCCAGGCGATACGACTGCTTTCGAAGGCGGCTACACCGCGAGTTTCGAAGAAGGTATATTCGAGAAAGTTTTACATTTCGACGTCGCCTCTCTCTACCCGAGCCTGCTTCTGATGATCGGACGCAATCCCAAGCGCGACTCTCTCGGCGTATTCATTCCCATGCTCAAGCGCTTGCGGGAATACCGGCTGAAATACAAGCGCCTAGCGCGTGAGACCGAAGATCCGTCATTGGCTGGCGAATACAACGCCCGTCAAAGCAGCTTCAAGATTCTTATCAACTCGTTCTACGGCTATTTGGGCTTTTCGGGCGCTCGATTCGGAGACGCCCAGCTAGCATCCGAGGTTACCGCGAAAGGACGCGAGATACTGCAGTCGCTGATCGCCTTCTTCAAAGAAGCCGGTTGCCCCCCGCTGGAGGCGGATACCGATGGGATCTATGTCTGCGCTGGAAGGTTTTTCGACGAGGCGGATGCCTTGCTGAAGAAGGCTCAAGCGATTCTGCCAGAGGGGATCGAGCTGGAGTACGATGGCAGGTACCAGTCGATGTTCTGCTACAAGGCGAAGAACTATGCCCTCTACGATGGGGCGAAGGTGACGATTCGCGGCTCCGCCTTGCGCTCGCGCGGCATCGAGCCGTTTTTGAAGGACCTGACGGTGACCTTGATCCACTCGTTGCTAGGGGCGACGGGGGCTGATCCGGCGGTAGAGGCGATGAAGGTTGAAAAACTGATTTCCCAGCAGCGACTTCCGGTGTCGAAGATCGCCAAGTCGGAAGTGCTGAGCCAGAATCCTGAATCCTACCAGAAGAAGATGGACGCGGGAGGAAAGCCAAGGCGGGCGTCGCTCGAAGTCGCTCTGAAAATGGATGGCTCTTTGAGCATGGGAGATCGCGTGAGCTATTTTATTAGACCGAAGGAACGCGGGCAAACCTCCGACTGGCAGCGAGCGTATCCGATAGATCAGTACGATCCAGAGACCATGCCATACGATCCCAGCTACTACCTGAAGAAGCTCGACGACTGGCGAAAGCGATACCTGCCATTCTGCCCCGAGATGAAAAGCGACCTAAGTCAAGGAGAGCTGTTTTAG
- a CDS encoding ATP-dependent Clp protease adaptor ClpS, whose protein sequence is MVAFATKVGSPATETDTKDATKTSDVWKVVVLNDPVNLMSYVTMVFERVLRMSKSKAEKHMMEVHRDGRSVVWAGEREKAETYVFQLQEWHLSAILERDESD, encoded by the coding sequence ATGGTAGCATTTGCGACAAAAGTAGGTTCGCCCGCGACGGAGACCGACACCAAGGACGCCACGAAGACTTCGGACGTCTGGAAGGTGGTGGTGCTCAACGATCCGGTCAACTTGATGTCCTACGTGACCATGGTCTTCGAGCGCGTGCTGCGCATGTCCAAGTCGAAGGCGGAAAAGCACATGATGGAAGTCCACCGCGACGGCCGTTCGGTGGTTTGGGCCGGCGAACGGGAGAAGGCCGAGACCTACGTCTTCCAGCTGCAGGAGTGGCACCTCTCCGCAATCCTCGAGCGCGATGAGTCCGATTGA
- a CDS encoding proline--tRNA ligase has protein sequence MHYWSKHYIPTLKESPAEAEIDSHKLLLRAGLVRKIGSGMYAFLPLGSKALENVTRICREEMEKAGAMEVLMPAIVPADYWKAGPRWNVAREIMYQVSSAGEGAEAPEEPQFVLGPTHEEIITPLIGGEASSYRDMGKTFFQVQTKFRNEIRPRYGLMRAREFIMKDGYSFDATDEEATETYKRMAKAYEGFFGRCGLKFISVEADTGVMGGAFSHEFMVPADVGDDDVVYNLESGYAANVEKATSGLVPDDFQDAAPAGEVEKFETPGVTTIAGLAKAPYEVPAEAQFKTLVFIGDDKPFVVVLRGCDELEEAKLGSLGYQLARPATPEEIESLLGAKPGSLGVAKGTIKDRTAIDGIYADEAIRLIGNGVTGANEDGFHLRNVSVQRDLDIDRFGDFRKVKAGEPCPRSGKPLEIQRAIEVGHIFKLGTKYSENEQYGAIFVDKDGNRQPAVMGCYGIGISRTLQSVIEQCHDGNGIVWPWSVAPYQILITVLDPGVEEADSLALRLGEVAEAEGASVLVDDRAERPGVKFKDADLIGIPLRLTIGGRGLKNGEIEMKWRHESDVQKIAIADAEATLREAIKSKAQD, from the coding sequence ATGCACTACTGGAGCAAGCATTATATCCCAACCCTGAAGGAGAGCCCCGCGGAGGCGGAGATCGACTCTCACAAGCTTCTTCTGAGAGCAGGCCTCGTTCGGAAGATCGGAAGCGGCATGTACGCCTTCTTGCCGTTGGGCAGCAAAGCTCTGGAAAACGTGACCCGCATCTGCCGGGAAGAGATGGAAAAGGCGGGCGCCATGGAAGTGCTGATGCCTGCCATCGTGCCGGCCGACTATTGGAAGGCGGGCCCGCGCTGGAACGTGGCCCGCGAAATCATGTATCAGGTCAGCAGCGCCGGAGAAGGGGCCGAAGCGCCGGAAGAGCCGCAGTTCGTGCTGGGCCCGACGCATGAGGAGATCATCACCCCGCTCATCGGCGGCGAAGCCTCCAGCTATCGCGACATGGGCAAGACGTTTTTCCAGGTGCAGACCAAGTTTCGCAACGAGATCCGCCCCCGCTACGGCCTGATGCGGGCCCGCGAGTTCATCATGAAGGATGGCTACAGCTTCGACGCCACCGACGAGGAAGCTACCGAGACCTACAAGCGCATGGCCAAGGCATACGAAGGGTTCTTCGGCCGTTGCGGACTGAAGTTCATCTCTGTGGAAGCGGATACCGGCGTGATGGGCGGGGCGTTTTCGCACGAGTTCATGGTGCCGGCGGATGTGGGCGACGACGACGTGGTCTACAACCTCGAGAGCGGTTACGCGGCCAACGTGGAAAAGGCTACCAGCGGGTTGGTGCCGGACGATTTCCAAGACGCGGCTCCAGCGGGAGAGGTTGAGAAGTTTGAAACGCCCGGCGTCACTACCATCGCCGGATTGGCTAAGGCGCCCTACGAGGTTCCGGCCGAGGCTCAGTTCAAGACGCTGGTTTTCATCGGCGACGACAAGCCGTTCGTGGTGGTCCTGCGCGGATGCGACGAACTGGAGGAGGCCAAGCTCGGTTCCCTAGGCTACCAGCTGGCGCGTCCGGCGACTCCGGAAGAGATCGAGTCCTTGCTCGGGGCCAAGCCGGGCAGTCTCGGTGTGGCCAAGGGGACCATCAAGGATCGCACCGCCATCGATGGCATCTATGCGGACGAAGCGATTCGCCTGATCGGCAATGGCGTCACCGGCGCCAACGAGGATGGCTTCCACTTGCGAAACGTGAGCGTGCAGCGCGATCTCGATATCGATCGCTTCGGCGATTTCCGCAAGGTGAAGGCTGGAGAACCCTGTCCGCGTTCGGGAAAGCCGCTGGAGATCCAGCGCGCCATCGAAGTGGGACACATTTTCAAGCTGGGCACCAAGTACAGTGAAAACGAGCAGTACGGGGCCATTTTCGTGGACAAGGATGGCAATCGTCAGCCCGCGGTCATGGGGTGCTACGGCATCGGCATCTCGCGCACGCTGCAGTCCGTCATCGAGCAGTGCCACGATGGAAACGGCATTGTCTGGCCATGGAGCGTAGCCCCGTACCAGATCCTCATCACGGTCTTGGATCCCGGAGTGGAAGAGGCCGATTCGCTCGCCCTTCGCCTTGGCGAAGTCGCTGAAGCCGAGGGAGCTAGCGTGCTCGTCGATGATCGCGCCGAACGCCCCGGAGTGAAGTTCAAGGACGCTGACCTGATCGGCATCCCCCTTCGTCTCACCATCGGCGGTCGCGGCCTCAAGAACGGCGAGATCGAGATGAAGTGGCGCCACGAAAGCGACGTGCAGAAGATAGCTATCGCCGATGCGGAAGCGACGCTCCGCGAGGCGATCAAATCGAAGGCCCAGGATTAG